Below is a genomic region from Ancylomarina subtilis.
TCATACTCAGAGTTTATTTCCTGAGTTGATTGTATCAAAGCATCTTGAATTTTTTCGTTATCCAAGTCTAACTTATTTATTGCTTCCATGAGGAAAGATGCATGCTCGTAGTCCGATGAAATATTATTCGATTTTTCAATCAACTCGACCTGTTGTTTTGTGGTTAAGCCCTCTTTATTTAGCATCATTTTATAGAGTTGACTCAATTCGTATGAAGACGATATCTTCTCTGAAGCCTCCATCAAAAAGTCAAAACCTTCATCACCAAGCTTATCATACTCCATAAAGTTCATTAATATTTCTTTATAGGAGTAGTCTGATGAGATATCATCCATCATTTCTTTGAATTTGGCCTTATTTTGTGGGGTTATCATTTCATGTTTAATCATGTTTTTCATGATCTGAGTATTTTCATAATCCGATGATATGCCCTGGCTTATTTCTATAATCTTATCAATATTGTCAAGATCAAATAACTTTTCATTAATAACCGTTTTGATAATAATGCCTTTTTCATAATCAGAATCAATGTCATCGATTTTGTTCAGAATAAGATCCAATTTAAAGTTCGAGTTTTTACCCTCTGAAATAGCCAGCTTGATAAGATTCGACTTTTCGAAGTCCGAGTCGATATTATTCAATGCCGAGATAAATAACTCAAAACTGGTTTCGTTCAGTTTGTTGTTTTTGAATACCGCATTCAATATTTGTGATAATTCATAATCAGATGAAACTTTGTGCAGACTATTAAAGAATTCCTGTGAAAGCAAACTATCGTCAATAAAGGCCTCACTGTGATTTTTAAAGATTTGAGATAGTTCGTAATCAGAATCGATATATGCAGGGAATTTCTCCAGGAGTTCTTGCTTTTCCTTTTTATCCAGCTCATTATTATCGAGTAGATAGTTGACCATACGTGATTTGAAGTAGTCACTATCTGTTTCTTCCAATTCGGAAAGGAAAGCCACAATACCACCTTTTTGGTAAATTTTGTTGACACGGTTTTTTAGATCTAAACCTGAGTTTCGTACAACATGAGGAAGAACCTCTACCATCCATTCACGTCCTTTGGGTTCGAAAGCAACTTGTTTGTTGCCTTCAAAATAGAGTCTGTCCAGTTTGTTATTGCTTGATCGAAAATAAAGTTTACGTTTCATGCCAAAACTGACCATGCTTATCTTAAGATAACCATCATCGCTAATACTGATCACATCAGTGTAGTCATCATTGAATTCGATTTCACCATGCGTTGCTACTTTGATGTTTTCAGCATTCCAACTTGATCTCACAGAGCTGGTTAAATCTTTATCCTTTATGGTTGGATTCGCAACTGCCTGAGTGATTGACACGATCAGAATCAGAGCAAACAGACTTGTGATTTTAAGGAGCGTTTTCATATGCAAGGGTTTAATTTTTACAAAAATAAACGAGTGAGCCACATGTGTTTTGAATTGTCTCACATTTTCTAAGAACAATATTCAGGAAAAGTTCAGGAAATTAAAAGACAATTGACATCAATTGTTGAATATCTGTCATGAATTGTAAAGAATATGTAATTCTGAAGAAATTAGCCCTGAAAAATAAGGACGGGGGAGGGGAAAATAAAAAACCACTCCCGGAAAAAGGAGTGGCTTTTATATGTTTGTTTGAAAAGATTTAAGTTGTGTCTTAACTTAAATTAATTGAGCTGTTCAGATTATTCTGATACAACTTCGAAAGCGATATCTACTTTCACTTCTTTATGAAGTTTTACTGTAGCAGTATATTTACCGATTTCTTTAATAGCATCTTTGATTACGATAACTTTTCTGTCAATCTCAAATCCTTTAGCTTCTAAAGCTTCAGCAATTTGAATATTGTTTACAGAACCGAAAATCTTACCAGTAGTACTAGTTTTAGCACCTAAAGTTAAGGTTACAGCTTCAAGTTTTTTCGCAAGCTCAAGAGCTTCGTTTTTGATTTTTTCCTGCTTATGAGCACTTTGTCTCATATTCTCAGCATGCATTTTTTTAGCAGACTCGGTTGCTAAAACTGCCATTCCTGTAGGAATCAAATAATTTCTTCCGTAACCATTCTTAACAGTTACGATATCGTTCTTATATCCTAAAGTATGGATATCTTGTTTTAAGATGACTTCCATTTCGTTTCCTCCTTCTTTAAAAGATTATTTCATCATGTCAGTTACGTAAGGTAGAAGTGCTAAATGACGTGCACGCTTTACAGCTGTAGCTACCTTTCTTTGATATTTTAAAGAAGTACCAGTGATACGACGTGGTAAAATCTTTCCTTGCTCGTTTAAGAATTTCTTAAGGAACTCAGGATCTTTATAATCAATAAATTTGATCTTGTTCTTCTTAAAACGACAGTACTTTTTCTTTTTGATCTCAACAGTTGGTGGAGTCAAATATCTGATTTCTGATTGATTCTGTGCCATGACTATTTCTCCTCTTTAGATGCTTTAAGGTTTCCTTTTCTTTTAATTGAATACTCGTATGCGTATTTATCAAGTTTGAAAGTTAAGAAACGGATGATTTTCTCGTCACGTCTGTAGTTAAGTTCCAATTTCTCGATTAATTCACCTGGAGCTTCAAATTGTAGCAATTGGTAAAAACCAGTGCTTTTCTTTTGAATAGGATAAGCCAATTTGCGCAGTCCCCAATTCTCCTCATTTGTAATCTTACCACCATTGTCAGTAATAAGAGCCTTGAATTTTTCTGCCGCTTCCTTTACCTGAGCTTCAGATAAAACGGGAGTTACAATGAAAACGGTCTCGTAATGATTCAACATAATTTAAAAATGTTTAATTAATAAACTAATTATTAATAGTTTTACTAAGCCGCAAAAGTAGTTAATCTTTTTTAATATTCAAATTCCCTTAGGCCATAAGTTTTTCTAGTTGATTTCTTCCTTTTCATCTCCCAAGGTTTTTTTTGAGTCTAGCTTATTTTTGATTAAATTGTATAATGAACTTAATGATAAGTGGACTGGCTGTTGTGTGCTCAATAACTATTGATTTTACAGCTAAATCTCACCGATTGTTAATTCACAGATTTGTTCCATTATTTATTAGTCGTAATGGTAGACGTATTATAGTATAAACCATTTCTAAATCGACACGTATGAAAGAC
It encodes:
- the rplI gene encoding 50S ribosomal protein L9, coding for MEVILKQDIHTLGYKNDIVTVKNGYGRNYLIPTGMAVLATESAKKMHAENMRQSAHKQEKIKNEALELAKKLEAVTLTLGAKTSTTGKIFGSVNNIQIAEALEAKGFEIDRKVIVIKDAIKEIGKYTATVKLHKEVKVDIAFEVVSE
- the rpsR gene encoding 30S ribosomal protein S18, whose amino-acid sequence is MAQNQSEIRYLTPPTVEIKKKKYCRFKKNKIKFIDYKDPEFLKKFLNEQGKILPRRITGTSLKYQRKVATAVKRARHLALLPYVTDMMK
- the rpsF gene encoding 30S ribosomal protein S6; the protein is MLNHYETVFIVTPVLSEAQVKEAAEKFKALITDNGGKITNEENWGLRKLAYPIQKKSTGFYQLLQFEAPGELIEKLELNYRRDEKIIRFLTFKLDKYAYEYSIKRKGNLKASKEEK